AAGATAATtaagaattgaaattaaaattacatttacttttaagtGGGTAAAGAATTTAGTAAGCTTGTTATTTAAATCTTTGTAAGCTAAATAAGAGTGTGCTGAAAGTAAGCTACAGCTCAAAATACTCAAACGAtcgataacaatttttaataataaaaatatttattagataaaatcATTGAACATTACGACTCTTAGAACTTAAACCCCACATAGAGTAATTGTAGTTCATCCAAACTCAAGGGTAAAATGTTTAGTGGTGATTTTCTAtttagtaactaaaataaaaagttattaattaccTTATTATAggtggttttattaaaaatgtgaatacaaaatagctattttattgtaacaattcACTCTAGGTTACCAAAGCCGCACCTGTGCCGAGCAAAGCTGCTGAATACAAGAAAACTACGTCAGTCAAAAGATATCTCTTTCGAGAAAGCACATGGCGGATTTGACCcctgacacaaaatattttttatattaaatgagtttcttttaaattatattaatattaaatttttaaaataagccatgcatgacaaaaattaaacaaagttttatgcagtataagttaaaatgaaattttattattctatagtaAGAATTCAATTACATTGTAATGAGAACAAAGTGTAAGGGCCTGAATCTAGAAGCTACCGGCATGtgatgtaatagttttaataattgctaaattatgatgtattataaattaggcaattgaaaaatatgttaagataaattttaatataggctGGCAGAcaatttgtctttattttaattcattacttaGTAGAGCAGCGATTTTCTGTtattaacaattgttttaatttcttatcaaAGAGTAACCAACTCAAATCAAGCACTTTTTTACTATATGAGtactttttcttaattttttattaatttaaaaaatagaatgtcagtaataatttaatttacaatcaacatgtatgttttaaaatagtttttatagtattttaattgacagaaagagtaattttaaaagattttcatcGCGTTAGTTACATAATTTACCACCGCGGTCGCCTCTGTTTCTGTCTTCTGTCTCTATCTTGATTGAAAATCCAGAATTCAGTACTTTGGGCTTGGGCCTCCAACTTTGGgtgattaaaacaatttgtaactTACACGGGAGATTAACATTATAGTTAACTACATTAAATATAgctaactaatattatttattttggtttttactgCCTTCACAGAGAAAGCAGCCAGCAATTACATAGACTTGGGTCTTGTTAGCCTTCTATTATCTCAAAAATGGTAAGAGCGGCATTGTGATTTGTTTTTTCACTAATTGTATTTcttgtacatattaaaattagtatagtAGCAGTAATGAGTCTTTATTAGAGTGAGATCGGAATTTCAAGTTTAGCCTAATTATGTTATCcaattttacataataagttatgctAATGTTGTAAACTTAAGGGTTAAGGTCCCTTGCTAGgttgatttaaaattaagttaacagtGTATTAGGTATAGTTAGACTCAAACCTTTTTTTAGAGAATATGAGTTGACCACtttgatatatttgataataTGATATGCCTAATTTTATCATCTTCGTAGGTAGAGTAtggataagcggacccggttttttatatcgaagaatttAGTCATCGATAcctgatacctaatattcgcatctcaaatcctagactatcaatcgatataaaagtacctatagtcctcaataacaatcatatgttttaaatttagatatgaatttaatatttacacagtGATCAAacaggtaattctaagcaatatatgggtcaacctcgattttttctcatattacaatataatgttccaatagtcaattagaaaaggaaatgactagaatttcttgccggaaagcagttatagggagcaggcaactcatattataatataatgttccaatagtcaattagaaaagggaatgactagaatttcttgctggaaagcagttatagggagcaggcaaccgcgagaattacctattagtgatcaggggcactgacgtgatctgggcttcaaatttggaactactcgagttaatttttttttctaaaagagcaagcagcgcgaagcgctgcgcagcgggcaagcatcgtgcgtgatcttcgtacatactgaattgattcaggccaaaggaatgacacagattcctttaccagatttttacggagattttgtattgggcggattatattggtttactttactttccagcatgtaattatgtgtttaaaattgttttacatacattaccaacattatattgtaatatgtaataacaatttatcagaaattattaataaaaaaaagaatcacgcacgatgcctgcccgctgcgcagcgctttgcgctgcttgctcttttagaaaaaaattaactcgagtagttccaaatttgaagcccagatcacgtcagtgcgcCTGATCACTTATAGGTAACTCCAAGCAATATATGACcatctggcggttgcctgctccctataactgctttccggcaagaaattctagtcatttccttttctaattgactattggaacattatattgtaatatgagaaaaatcgaggttgacccatatattgcttagaattaccatcaaacaaattattataaccaaaattaggaaaactgaagatgaccatatttgctcaGCCTCTCACAGTTAATTGTTtctttcacataatgggtttttcggtacgagtccaacacgAACTATCAATCGTTaacgtatctaaaatactaaattaaagtcaacatgtttcaaattaatagaaatagttttaaacaattacaaaatgtcataaataataaagaaaccataaccattaatcaatcaataaaattgtgacaggtgatgGGAAACTACtacctagtactatatatatttttttgttcaggagggtgtgcagaatacgttgataacgtcaaattcgtgatttgccgctccagccttttatcttatagctaccagattatttaagttaattattaaaaataatctatcgattgattatatcgatggttatgattaagttatatcaccaattttgatataaaaaaccgggtccgcttatcgtacccttcCCTAACCTTTTGGTAACCTCTCAtcaggtttaaattaaaaaacaaattttgtggtGTTTGGAGTAatgttccaaatttttaaaattataaacacatgcACCTCAAATGGAAGGTAAGATCATGGTCTCGGAGCCGATTCTTTGTGATGTAATGACTCCTAACTTAAATAGTGATGCGCTAATCGAATAAATTTGTTAATCGAATAGTTGTTATTCGAATAATTTTGTTAATCGAATAATTATTCGAATAATTTATTCGTTTGAATCTGAAATGAATAATATGAATACGTTCCAATCCCACGGTACTGCGCCCTATCGCGCGGTTAGGGCGGAAATGAGTCATCTCCTTCCCTGCCCTCTCGCCACAATTCCTAGAATAGGGCTCTCTATATAATATTTCGTTACTAAAATGTTACTTGAGTATCAGACATCAGTTCAGTTCTTGTCACTTGTCTGACCACATACGCGACTAATTTAACATGTTTGTTGTTGAGATTAagttatagtattattttgtgttttgttttttctgtatttGCTGTGAATAGTGTTAACTGTTAGACTCCTCAAAATGAGCAGGAAAAAGTCTGAAGCGTGGGAATATTTTGATCAAAAGGAACAAAATAGTGTTATTTGCAGGCTGTgtaaaaaatctttgaagtaTCAAAATAATACTAGCAACATGAGgtcccatttaaaatttaaacacccacacactttaaattttaacgaATCAAATATTAGTTGTGAAAGTGGTGAAATGTCCTCCGAACCATCTTCCTCCTGCAGCCAACACAATCTACATCCTCTTCAGCCTCTGTAGCATCTTTGGAGTCATCTGAGCCCTTAAAGAAACGCCCTCGGCAGCTTAAACTGACACAGGTAACCCAAAAAACGTCATTATCTCAGTCGGAGAAAAAGTCTATTGATCGAACACTCGTTAAAATGATTGGTGTAGACCTGCAACCTTTGTCAATAGTGGAGAATAGAGGTTTTAAAGAGTACTTCGATATTAAAAAAACCGGGGCTGGTTAATGTACTCTATCCAAATATACTCTATACTCgacttaacttttttatttgagaGTAGGCAGGCACTTTCCAACCAGACAGTCCAGCGGCCCGATACTTATAGtatcattaataaacaaatgCAATCACGGTTTAAACCCTGTCTAGGGCTGTAGGTAACCTTCaaaattagttgtattttatgtTGTGCAATAGATATTGGGATTATATAGGTTAATGTATTTATCCAGTGTTagtttatatatgaataaaaacccatttaacttttttaaatgatctgtttttaaactttattactttttatattgtttataaaattaatattgtatttcagtCACTTTCTGGTGCAGCCAAAAGACTAATTCCAATGTTTGACCGTGTGTTGGTCCAAAGAGCTGAGGCAATCACAAAAACAAAAGGTGGTATTGTAATCCCAGAAAAATCTCAAGGAAAGGTTCTTCATGGGACTGTAATTGCTGTTGGTCCTGGAAGCCGAAATAGTGTAAGTAAAATTGAAGGATTTTTGTGGATTACATtattggtaattatttatttcaaacatatttagtGTTAGTTCTCAGACTTGTACAGCCATTGTAAATTGTAAgcaataatgaaatttattcatcAGAGACAAAGATGTGTATATTCACTTTACCTATATAACAAGGAACCTGTAGAAAGTGGATGGTATGGTCTGGTTATGCAAAATCTTTTCAAATTTGGTCTGAACCAAAGATACCATTTGGAAAGTTTTTGTGGttaattaccaattaattgtatttcctacattacatttctatacacacatacatttttaatagaactaacactttttatttcattttcctcGTATGTACACTACTCAATCTGGCAAATTTTTGTGGTTTTGCCttgctttttaaaactatatttaatacttttagcACTCTACACTGAGTGTTTAGGAAAGAGCATAATCATTAGAAAATGCATTCATTCACGAGTGGAGTAACGTAATGCCTCTCTCATTTGTTGATTTAACACCTGATAATATTAGATACAATGTATGAGTATGCCTCATCATGTtttcataacaggcttcgctgaggttattTGCAAAATTTCAGTGCCTCTTGCGCATTTTATACTCCAAATTTCCTAAGAACAGATAGCCAGTCAGATATCATACAgagaagaaatttttacatcccccagcAGACATAAGAGAAACAGTGTCAGTCATCTGAGTGACAGGCGTCAATGACACACATCCAAATTCCATGGTCAGATATGCACCAACAACTCAtccttgtctatgtagaaatgaagtttcatgcaaaatgaaAAGTTTACTGATGATCGTTGTTGGCATATCTTGCCTCATGATAGgctacattcacatttttgttctttgagttatgtttttatagtagtgttttaataattaaaggtaaGGTAAAGTGGGAAGGGTATTACAACACAAGAatgcactgaaatcaaatcttatccttaactattaatattgactttccactctatgaactttatattttactgtatgaataagctaCATATGTTAATAAGTCATcgttaaaatcttatatgataGTACTCAGTTTTTCTTGTTGCTATCATGTTTTATCataaaccaatgtaaatatattgactaacgctcagtcaaatcctaagaattgacatgcaccatcgtcaaACTCATTATTGCCTatatagatatgaagcttcatgcaaagattcaagtttataggttaattcgtttttgaaatatcgtgcagacagaaAGTGATAAAATtgttccagccccacgagtgctAGGTTTCGCTAATGCTCACTCAATGAGCTCTGTAAATTAGCCTAAAGAATGgtgaaaattaatcttttttatcttctGTTACTAGTTtggtgaaataaaacatataattaaccTATTTCCTTTCAGCAAAGATATggttaaccctctcccgctcgcaaggcatgaatcagcacggccaccacatagccactgcagcttaaacggcacagatcggcacgcactgctttacccactagagccgataagtgctgctctggagtagcaatattttgtactactacgggttgtttgctatcaggagaccatttactttacttttacagtagatttattccattattttgctatttacattagttttgcggaaacaatggcgggtcatttactttacttttacagtagatttattccattattttgctatttatattagttttgcggaaacaatggcgggttgtagtcgtacactttgagacagtgaaatcgatctcgttattagtagtgattgctacgattcaagtgagtgtactGATGTATCAGAGCCTTGTGAAGTGGTTGttggcattgaggatgtagttcagAGCGatcacagtggcagtggcagtggcagtggcagtgacggcgaCGGTGAGCCAGACAAtaaccttcaccaagtaactgcgcaacaaacaaccccgCGCCACtggcgcccagctgtccgtgtgcttataataattaattatataaatataatattattaattatatataattaatatatatataattatagttaattacaatgacagaacgtgtgtgAGTTGAGGCGCCACGTATTTTGACCGAGCGCGACCGGCAGAGcaaattaattgaggttagaagcaccgtgagcgcctggaaacaatgcgagtGAGAGAGGGTTAATCTCTTCAGCCCTACCATAAGTCCATTTTTTCTAGGTTTCCAGTGATGTGCTAAAACTTAGTAGTGATATTTGTAGGTGTTCAGAGCTTGATGGATCAGAGCACTCAACAGTTGCCTATGAACAGTTGTACTCTTAGCTGACCATACACCAACTTAATTTTAGTTGTTATTAACTACTGTGCATATCTATCTTGGTCTAGACGTCTTAGAAACCctattaatttcagttttttttttttttatagttgtaaaaatatttgtagctgGTTTATTTATGAAACTCTCACAGTCTTCTTTATATTTCGTGTATGTGCAAGCGCGTAcataaaaacctttatattattcTGTATAAGAAAGAAgtatgtttattaaacaaatcAAGTCTAACGTTCCTCACCttcattatttgaaaataatgcgaGTACGGCTATGTATGTGACTGAGTACATTAAATAAAGCAATCACAACGTACAAAGTAGTTTTggtataacattttaagtaaatttactaaagtatatattttttcaaattgtgGGGTACACACATTAGTTTTACTGATTACTACTATGTGCAAATAATTATTATCTACAAACATTTTCACTACATCTAGTTTTGTCAGGAAATAATCCAAGTTAGGATTATTTTGGTATTTAGGATTATAGGTATTTTGACACCTAATTTTCATCatagaatataaaattgtgaagTTCATTAGGCTCATCCAACTACTTAAATACATTGTTGAGAGATAATTCAACAGTtttggtattaataaaaaaaatgtataattcaactaagatttca
The Homalodisca vitripennis isolate AUS2020 chromosome 4, UT_GWSS_2.1, whole genome shotgun sequence DNA segment above includes these coding regions:
- the LOC124360310 gene encoding 10 kDa heat shock protein, mitochondrial, with protein sequence MSLSGAAKRLIPMFDRVLVQRAEAITKTKGGIVIPEKSQGKVLHGTVIAVGPGSRNSQGDIVPLQIQVGDKVLLPEYGGTKVELEDNKEFHLFRETDILAKLE